A region of Vanessa cardui chromosome 1, ilVanCard2.1, whole genome shotgun sequence DNA encodes the following proteins:
- the LOC124539464 gene encoding immunoglobulin A1 protease-like, which produces MKVLFIAAFLGVAFAGPTYRRELQDATKPTFISVGPAIVDSYEPISVGPAIVSPEQISVGPAIVDSYEPISVGPAIVSPDQISVGPAIVDSYEPISVGPAIISPDQISVGPAIVDSYEPISVGPAIVSPDQISVGPAIVDSYEPISVGPAIVSPEQISVGPAIVDSYEPISVGPAIVSPEQISVGPAIVDSYEPISVGPAIVSPDQISVDPAIVDSYEPISVGPAIVSPEQISVGPAIVDSYEPISVGPAIVSPDQISVGPAIVDSYEPISVGPAIVSPDQISVGPAIIDSYEPISVGPAIVSPEQISVGPAIVDSIVNSEPIVQIIVKVN; this is translated from the coding sequence ATGAAGGTATTGTTCATCGCTGCGTTCCTCGGCGTAGCTTTTGCTGGTCCTACATACCGCCGAGAACTGCAGGATGCTACAAAACCAACATTTATTTCTGTCGGCCCTGCTATCGTCGACTCCTACGAACCGATCTCCGTTGGACCTGCCATCGTGAGCCCCGAACAGATTTCAGTTGGTCCTGCTATCGTCGACTCTTACGAGCCGATATCCGTTGGACCTGCCATCGTTAGCCCCGACCAGATTTCTGTCGGCCCTGCTATCGTCGACTCTTACGAGCCAATCTCCGTTGGACCTGCCATCATTAGCCCCGACCAGATTTCTGTTGGCCCTGCTATCGTCGACTCCTACGAACCAATCTCCGTTGGACCTGCCATCGTTAGCCCCGACCAGATTTCTGTTGGCCCTGCTATCGTCGACTCCTACGAACCAATCTCAGTTGGACCTGCCATCGTGAGCCCCGAGCAGATTTCTGTTGGCCCTGCTATCGTCGACTCCTACGAACCAATCTCAGTTGGACCTGCCATCGTGAGCCCCGAGCAGATTTCGGTTGGTCCTGCTATCGTCGACTCCTACGAACCGATCTCCGTTGGACCTGCCATCGTTAGCCCAGACCAGATTTCTGTCGACCCAGCTATCGTCGACTCCTACGAACCGATCTCAGTTGGACCTGCCATCGTGAGCCCCGAACAGATTTCGGTTGGTCCTGCTATCGTCGACTCCTACGAACCGATCTCCGTTGGACCTGCCATTGTTAGCCCAGACCAGATTTCTGTCGGCCCTGCTATCGTAGATTCCTACGAACCAATCTCCGTCGGACCTGCCATCGTTAGCCCAGACCAGATTTCTGTCGGCCCAGCTATCATCGACTCCTACGAACCGATCTCAGTTGGTCCTGCCATCGTGAGCCCCGAACAGATTTCGGTTGGTCCTGCTATAGTTGACTCCATTGTAAACTCTGAACCCATTGTTCAGATAATTGTTAAGGTGAATTAA